A genome region from Arachis duranensis cultivar V14167 chromosome 8, aradu.V14167.gnm2.J7QH, whole genome shotgun sequence includes the following:
- the LOC127741145 gene encoding uncharacterized protein LOC127741145 isoform X1, with translation MSSLKELDLGDCTRMRKLPELGECMKHLYVRSFSYTAIEELYPQRLEKGFCVHPHKCGEDLVHMKSGHLFCMENCLLKLSFMPLSCLAQLASVCPKNSDHHHLHLMLTLHYQLFYPSPQGCRPIKSFHEIFDGFRCL, from the exons ATGAGTTCCCTCAAGGAACTAGATCTTGGTGACTGCACAAGAATGAGGAAACTTCCAGAACTTGGAGAATGCATGAAACATTTATACGTTCGTTCTTTTTCATACACAGCCATCGAAGAACTCTACCCACAACGGTTGGAGAAAGGGTTCTGTGTGCACCCTCACAAATGCGGAGAGGATCTTGTGCACATGAAATCTGGGCATTTGTTTTGTATGGAGAATTGTCTACTGAAGTTGTCCTTTATGCCACTTTCATGTTTAGCTCAACTGGCTTCAGTTTGTCCTAAAAATTCAG ATCACCATCATCTACATTTGATGCTGACTCTGCATTATCAACTCTTTTACCCTTCTCCACAAGGGTGTCGTCCTATAAAATCATTTCATGAG
- the LOC127741145 gene encoding uncharacterized protein LOC127741145 isoform X3, with the protein MTIEELYPQRLEKGFCVHPHKCGEDLVHMKSGHLFCMENCLLKLSFMPLSCLAQLASVCPKNSDHHHLHLMLTLHYQLFYPSPQGCRPIKSFHEIFDGFRCL; encoded by the exons CCATCGAAGAACTCTACCCACAACGGTTGGAGAAAGGGTTCTGTGTGCACCCTCACAAATGCGGAGAGGATCTTGTGCACATGAAATCTGGGCATTTGTTTTGTATGGAGAATTGTCTACTGAAGTTGTCCTTTATGCCACTTTCATGTTTAGCTCAACTGGCTTCAGTTTGTCCTAAAAATTCAG ATCACCATCATCTACATTTGATGCTGACTCTGCATTATCAACTCTTTTACCCTTCTCCACAAGGGTGTCGTCCTATAAAATCATTTCATGAG